Proteins from a genomic interval of Zingiber officinale cultivar Zhangliang chromosome 1B, Zo_v1.1, whole genome shotgun sequence:
- the LOC122031949 gene encoding galactose mutarotase-like, translating into MISLFDVSGGHRGFSRVIWTVKKIVRGEFPSITLYYRNDDDNGNGNEFEVAGFPRDLDVYVTYNISDDYQLSVSMRGKSLTEATPVNLAQHTYWNLRGHDGGSILSHRVRIFASRITPVDADLIPTGELALVQGTPFDFLRLETVGSRIDRIPGGYDINYVVDSWEGKMWLSRVATVTAEETGRRMELWADQPGVQFYTGNFLRGVKGKGGAVYEQHAGLCLETQGFPDAVNHPKFPSQIVAAGDTREGGRRSASGEKSARSSSVKKGGVVGGQFWKKKIDNPGIVKNLSFPRFSDSELYSLIADVAVMLYYRESLIT; encoded by the exons atgatTTCTCTGTTCGATGTTTCAGGTGGACACAGAGGATTCAGCCGTGTTATTTGGACGGTGAAGAAGATAGTAAGGGGAGAGTTCCCTTCCATCACCTTGTACTACCGGA ACGACGACGACAATGGCAATGGTAATGAATTTGAGGTTGCAGGGTTTCCCCGCGATCTGGACGTTTACGTGACGTACAACATCTCCGACGACTACCAACTGAGCGTGTCGATGAGGGGAAAGTCGCTGACGGAGGCGACGCCGGTGAACTTGGCGCAGCACACGTACTGGAACCTGCGGGGCCACGACGGAGGCAGCATCCTGTCACACAGAGTCCGAATCTTCGCCTCCCGGATAACCCCCGTCGACGCGGACCTCATCCCCACGGGTGAGCTCGCGCTTGTCCAAGGCACGCCGTTCGACTTCCTCCGGCTAGAGACGGTGGGGTCGCGGATCGACCGCATCCCCGGCGGGTACGACATCAACTACGTGGTGGATTCGTGGGAGGGGAAGATGTGGCTGAGCAGGGTGGCGACGGTGACCGCAGAGGAGACGGGGAGGAGGATGGAGTTGTGGGCGGATCAGCCGGGGGTGCAGTTCTACACGGGGAACTTCTTGAGAGGGGTGAAGGGGAAGGGAGGGGCGGTTTACGAGCAGCACGCGGGGCTGTGCCTGGAGACGCAGGGGTTCCCCGACGCCGTCAACCACCCGAAGTTCCCGTCGCAGATCGTGGCGGCGGGGGACACCAGAGAGGGCGGCAGGAGGTCAGCCTCGGGCGAGAAATCCGCGCGATCGTCGAGTGTGAAGAAGGGCGGAGTAGTCGGAGGGCAATTTTGGAAGAAAAAGATTGATAACCCCGGAATCGTGAAAAACCTAAGCTTTCCAAGGTTTTCTGATTCCGAGTTATATTCCCTGATTGCTGACGTGGCGGTAATGTTGTATTACCGGGAATCACTgattacttaa
- the LOC122045232 gene encoding bidirectional sugar transporter SWEET1a-like isoform X1 produces the protein MEVLHFLFGIFGNAAALFLFLAPVVTFRRIIKKRSTEDFSGVPYAMTLLNCLLSAWYGLPFVSPNNILVSTVNGAGTAVESIYVVIFLVYASKKGKAKMLGLLALVLFIFGGVALVSLLALHGQRRKVFCGFAAAIFSICMYASPLSIMRLVIKTKSVEYMPFLLSLFVFLCGTSWFVYGLLGRDPFVAVPNGCGSVLGAMQLILYAIYRNEKGTAGSDGSAAAVSGAKSSMEMNGKPTKSGSQLHHPVAEMV, from the exons ATGGAGGTGTTGCATTTCTTGTTTGGCATCTTCG GTAACGCCGCTGCCCTCTTCCTGTTCTTGGCGCCGGT CGTCACTTTTCGAAGAATCATCAAGAAAAGATCGACCGAGGATTTCTCAGGAGTGCCTTACGCCATGACCCTTCTCAACTGCCTCCTCTCCGCTTG GTACGGATTGCCGTTCGTGTCGCCGAACAACATCCTGGTGTCGACGGTGAACGGCGCCGGCACGGCCGTGGAATCGATCTACGTGGTGATCTTCCTGGTGTATGCTTCCAAGAAAGGGAAGGCCAAAATGCTGGGGCTCTTGGCCCTCGTCCTCTTCATCTTCGGGGGCGTCGCCCTCGTCTCCCTCCTCGCCCTCCACGGCCAGCGCCGGAAGGTTTTCTGCGGCTTCGCCGCTGCCATCTTCTCCATCTGCATGTACGCCTCGCCTCTGTCCATCATG AGGTTGGTGATCAAAACCAAGAGCGTAGAGTACATGCCGTTTCTGCTCTCCTTGTTTGTGTTCTTGTGCGGCACGTCGTGGTTCGTCTACGGCTTGCTCGGCCGTGATCCTTTCGTCGCG GTGCCAAACGGGTGTGGGAGCGTGCTCGGAGCCATGCAGCTGATACTGTATGCAATTTATAGGAACGAGAAGGGCACCGCCGGCAGTGATGGCAGTGCCGCCGCAGTCAGTGGGGCAAAGTCGTCGATGGAGATGAACGGGAAGCCCACGAAGAGTGGCTCTCAGTTACACCACCCAGTAGCAGAGATGGTGTAG
- the LOC122052253 gene encoding desiccation-related protein At2g46140-like gives MASSDDQEVVERKWNKEEKKEDEHEEKEGFLEKVKDFIHDIGEKIEGALGFGKPTADVTGVHLPCINLKKADIVVDVLINNPNPIPIPLIDIDYLIESDGRKLVSGLIPDAGTIHAHGSETVKIPVSLIYDDIKSTYHDIKPGSIIPYRIRVALIVDVPIIGRLTLPLEKSGEIPVPYKPDVDVEKIRFEKFSFEETIANLHLKLENKNDFDLGLNALDYEIWLSDVSIGTAELTKSTNIPKNGITKMLIPISFRPKDFGSALWDMIRGRGIGYSMKGNIDVDTPFGNMKLPIEKEGGTTRLKKGKKGEDNEDDDDDDED, from the exons ATGGCATCATCTGATGATCAagaagttgttgagaggaaatggaataaggaagaaaagaaggaagatgAGCATGAAGAGAAAGAGGGTTTTCTTGAGAAAGTCAAGGACTTTATTCATGACATAGGTGAGAAGATCGAGGGAGCACTAGGGTTTGGGAAACCTACTGCAGATGTTACCGGGGTTCATCTTCCATGTATCAATCTAAAGAAGGCAGATATTGTTGTCGATGTGCTGATTAACAATCCTAATCCCATTCCTATTCCTCTTATAGACATAGATTACTTGATTGAAAGTGATGGCAGAAAGCTTGTCTCTGGACTTATCCCTGATGCTGGAACGATCCATGCACATGGTTCAGAGACTGTCAAGATACCTGTGAGTTTGATTTATGATGACATTAAGAGCACTTATCATGATATCAAGCCTGGAAGTATCATTCCTTACAGAATCAGAGTTGCGCTCATTGTGGATGTTCCAATTATTGGAAGGCTCACCCTGCCTCTGGAGAAGTCTGGTGAGATCCCGGTGCCATACAAGCCAGATGTTGATGTCGAGAAGATACGCTTTGAAAAATTCTCCTTTGAGGAAACAATAGCAAACCTCCACCTGAAATTAGAAAACAAGAATGACTTTGACCTTGGACTCAATGCACTTGATTATGAAATATGGCTCTCTGATGTTAGCATTGGCACTGCAGAGCTCACTAAATCTACAAATATCCCAAAAAATGGGATCACCAAGATGTTGATTCCCATTAGTTTTCGGCCTAAGGACTTTGGTTCTGCTCTCTGGGATATGATCAGGGGAAGAGGAATTGGTTACTCAATGAAAGGGAATATTGATGTTGATACTCCATTCGGAAACATGAAATTACCAATTGAGAAGGAAGGTGGAACAACCCGCCTCAAGAAAGGTAAAAAGGGTGAAGACaacgaagacgacgacgacgacgatgag GATTAA
- the LOC122045232 gene encoding bidirectional sugar transporter SWEET1a-like isoform X2 — protein sequence MTLLNCLLSAWYGLPFVSPNNILVSTVNGAGTAVESIYVVIFLVYASKKGKAKMLGLLALVLFIFGGVALVSLLALHGQRRKVFCGFAAAIFSICMYASPLSIMRLVIKTKSVEYMPFLLSLFVFLCGTSWFVYGLLGRDPFVAVPNGCGSVLGAMQLILYAIYRNEKGTAGSDGSAAAVSGAKSSMEMNGKPTKSGSQLHHPVAEMV from the exons ATGACCCTTCTCAACTGCCTCCTCTCCGCTTG GTACGGATTGCCGTTCGTGTCGCCGAACAACATCCTGGTGTCGACGGTGAACGGCGCCGGCACGGCCGTGGAATCGATCTACGTGGTGATCTTCCTGGTGTATGCTTCCAAGAAAGGGAAGGCCAAAATGCTGGGGCTCTTGGCCCTCGTCCTCTTCATCTTCGGGGGCGTCGCCCTCGTCTCCCTCCTCGCCCTCCACGGCCAGCGCCGGAAGGTTTTCTGCGGCTTCGCCGCTGCCATCTTCTCCATCTGCATGTACGCCTCGCCTCTGTCCATCATG AGGTTGGTGATCAAAACCAAGAGCGTAGAGTACATGCCGTTTCTGCTCTCCTTGTTTGTGTTCTTGTGCGGCACGTCGTGGTTCGTCTACGGCTTGCTCGGCCGTGATCCTTTCGTCGCG GTGCCAAACGGGTGTGGGAGCGTGCTCGGAGCCATGCAGCTGATACTGTATGCAATTTATAGGAACGAGAAGGGCACCGCCGGCAGTGATGGCAGTGCCGCCGCAGTCAGTGGGGCAAAGTCGTCGATGGAGATGAACGGGAAGCCCACGAAGAGTGGCTCTCAGTTACACCACCCAGTAGCAGAGATGGTGTAG